From Tachypleus tridentatus isolate NWPU-2018 chromosome 8, ASM421037v1, whole genome shotgun sequence, a single genomic window includes:
- the LOC143222127 gene encoding uncharacterized protein LOC143222127 — protein MFLGESRGIFLTCVLFWMTESIGIASGEKGEAFTEKSNHDLYRFGLGKRRDQHLSDDFQAKRPDLVYDFGLGKRNALFYPDKPLSEDENLFFKHKHFPQPLEPLISNYEDKHDFVYDYVLNKRDAERDRFSFGLGKRNENAFDFNLGKRTFSESDLPQEYEDFIKRRFYFGLGKRVDRDYRFGLGRKKRETNLFL, from the coding sequence AGAGTCAAGAGGAATTTTTCTCACCTGCGTGTTATTCTGGATGACCGAATCCATTGGAATCGCATCTGGCGAAAAAGGAGAGGCGTTCACAGAGAAGAGTAATCATGACCTTTACAGATTCGGTCTCGGTAAAAGAAGAGATCAACATCTGAGTGATGACTTTCAGGCCAAACGACCTGACCTTGTGTACGACTTCGGACTAGGGAAGAGAAATGCGTTATTTTATCCTGACAAACCTCTTTCAGAAGACGAAAATTTGTTCTTCAAGCACAAGCACTTTCCTCAACCACTGGAACCACTTATCTCAAATTACGAAGATAAACACGATTTCGTCTACGATTATGTACTGAACAAAAGAGATGCCGAGAGGGATCGATTTTCTTTTGGTTTAGGAAAAAGGAACGAAAATGCTTTTGACTTTAATCTTGGAAAACGCACTTTTTCAGAATCCGATTTACCACAGGAGTAtgaagattttattaaaagaaggttTTATTTTGGATTAGGAAAACGTGTGGATCGAGACTACCGCTTTGGTCTTGGTCGAAAGAAAAGAGAAACCAATCTTTTTCTTTAG